From the genome of Vanessa cardui chromosome 17, ilVanCard2.1, whole genome shotgun sequence:
aaggtattaataataataaaaaaaatactttttatattttaagtaacgaTGATTCGATCAATGAAATCAATAAGCCAGTATTCgtagaaaataattatcaataaaaaaaaaaaccgatagAGTCAAATTGACCGTTAGACTTTTAATCCGATATCGAGCATCGTgcgattaaatataaattaagaattattcgTATCAAGCATATCCACAAATATCCGTCGATAGCGACTTGCGAGGCGTGTTACATTCGTGACGTAGTGTTGTTTTGCTTTTAAAAACCAACATACGAGAGGGCGCGCCGGCAAGGAGCATTTTTATTGGTGGACATAAAATAACACGACTCGTTTTCTCTTTGCGACTTGCAAATTAAGGTCAACTCGACCGGGCAACGAATGTACAAACGTAGGttgaatttcgatgaatattaagtaataattaatgttgatCTTTACTAATTTGCCAACGTATTACTGACTAGTACAAATACCGTATGGTATGTGAAGGATCGTGGGTGGATACCTTCTATGGTAAGTCACTTGTTATGGTAAGTGATTCAGAATTAAACAAGCGCAAGTAACATCTTAGATCTAATGACGATACATTGACGTGATAGAAcagctttacattttttatgctgCCGGTATCTATTGACGAAGGTGACCCCTTATCGCCAAGGGGGgcgttttattgattttatacataaataaatttatatcactttacattatataataataaatttctacaaagcgattatatattatattcaaagaaaaatattgcaataaagtattatttgtaactgtttttttttaaatttctgaatGGATGTTTGAATATCACAACCACATAAAGCATTACACGATGTAATTggctactaaaaaaataaactagtattatgtttttatggtgtaaagaaatatatttgccTATATGTTTAGTTTGTATGCTTACAGAGCTCGTTTTTATGTAATCGCTTTGAAATTGGACTAGTCTACATAAAGAAAGATAGCCAACCGCTTCGGTAACAAAACTTTCTGTAatgtctgtatttttatatgtaatccACGTGCTTCTTACTTTTACTCCtacaacaatattgttattgtCGTTATATCAGTCGCAACAAAATCAAGTTCTAATCAGAATTCTAGAAAGTCATGATAAACTTCATTAACTTCACTTCTCAAAACTtcgtaaatattatcaaataataagaGAAAATAGTTAGCATTTCACGCCTATTGGACGTGATGGTTACTATATTTAACTCTCATTGGtggaatattttatgtttacgcGGACAATAAAATAACCAATGAAATGCGTTCTCTCATTCTGACCCCTCGGATATGATATATCGTGATGAGGTCAAGATatgaagtaataataaaaatatttgcgatATATATCAGACTTCCCTACATAAATAGCTTCACTTGAAacgtatttcattattatattatgactaGTAAATTGTGAACAGTCatcaaataatatagaaataacaattacatttatataattagctACAGTTGTAAGAGAGTGCAatgatttatattgtaaaatccAAACCCAGTAAGTGTTACTTTATAAAGACattcaactttttttataatagtaagcttcgaaatttaaataaaatttattaatactgtatATCATAATGTACAcagcttttgtattttttttaattggttgcTTTTATTGTCGCAGTTACGATGCGCAGACGCCGTATCAGTCAATTCGCACCGCTGTTGATCGCGCTAGTGGGCTTGCCTGCACGCGGCAAGAGCCAGCTAGCGCACCGCTTATCCAGACATCTCAACTGGAATGGGGAAAGCACTAAAGGTACAGATTATAaaccttaatttttattttaactgttaAATAAACCTAGCTGATACTATGCTTTATTGCCcccaaaataacaaacaaagacTATGATagattttcgatgaaatatCACTTTATGACCTTCGCTGAGTTCATtaatcgaaataataaaaagatatttttattggtaaaaGATAATGGTATCCAGTCAGATTGATACTGCTCAACCATCTGTAGAAATTAAGGTAAACGAAAAGAAGTAATTAATACAGTTCCaactataatatgttatttcatacaaaatgcTTTGTAATTTATTCTGTCTTACAAAAAACGACACACAATTAGGGCAAAGATTATAAAGAACATTTAGCTCATTATAACCAGTTATGGTATAAACAATGTTAACAGATATTGTAATACAgacacaataaatttattaccaCGCCTTGACCTGCTTGAAAACGTCTGGTAATCTTGACTTGCTGGCTGAACTAGACTGATAGGCTGTcctagttaataattataaggtACCTACTTAGTTCTACGCCTTTCACATTGTTCAaatatactcaaactcaaattcctttattcaacatagaaacattacacttacttattgatggtcaaattaaacactaccacataGAAACACCAATATAGAAGTCATGTCTATAAAACCTGgacttttttgatatttttgtgtgaaagatgatatggctggaaataatgtAATTGGTGAGGTGACGTCAAAAAGAAAAGTATAAAAGAAGATATGCTGCGCTGATCCCACATCAAATTTCTATTAGCTATTAATGATGAATACCTggacttttatattaatagggTGTCAggttgttacattttttaatcttGTGTAGATTACTTTTCAATAGGTGTTAAATAATGTATCTTTTGTTTCAGTTTTTGACTGCAGCGAGTATCGTCGTCGCCACATGGCACTGTACGGGAGCCATGACATCTTTCGCGCGGATAATCAGCAAGGCTCTGCGATTCGTCGTCAGAGCGCACGCGAGGCCGTGCAAGATGCTGTGCTGTGGCTCAAAGATGGGAACAGCGTTGCTGTAAGTagttctttttattaatatttatttgatttcccaataataaaatttagttaggaactttattatttaattattagatcTTTTTATTGAAGTTAAAGTTTTATACTGTGTTTTTTTGGAGAAAGTAATGTTTTGGTAATGACCAAAATCCATTGTGATTACTATTTTTTCATCCATTGGCACTTaaacgtatatttattaaataaagaataaaaaaataacgaaatgaatagatgtaattttgtttacaataagtaaaactttactttttactctagttgaataaaaaaagttagaATTTACCGTAGGCTGTACGTAAGAAGACATTGgtcatatgtatttacatttccTATGAATTCCAATAGAATATTCCACTAACAATTAATAGGttcgatttaatattttataaaccgTTACGTACTTTGTCAACATCATTCATACAATAATTACGCAGTCAGACTCGAGACTTATAAATTAGACCAGAATAGTTCTATAGTCTATTTTCATTTCCAGCAATACTCATGTAAATATAATCAGTGTTTATTAGGCAAGGCCAAGTCTATAACGATAAACGCATTTATTAGAATAAGAGATGcgcattatatattttgtttatttagcttGCATTATGGATAAAGTATTCTatactttgtaattaataattatcacattatttatgtatactaatattataaatatgaaagtaactctgtttgtctgggtgtatgtggctTTTCACGACCAATCAATGAaccaaattttaatttcaagaaagtacataggctatttttttgcctaaaatatgataaccaacccctaaaacgcgagcgacaaCTAGTAATCATATATAGTATTGGGCACTTAAGTATAAAGTATAGTATTAGTATGAAGCCATAGGATATTTCAATAGCGCGCTAGTCGTATCGGATaattcttttgaaaaaaaatattcagtaacATTGCAACTTATACCGAGTATTATATAGTACATTAAATATCtccataacttaaaataaaacatcttaACTATGATGacgatatttttaatgtttttcttgtTATATATGAGAATATGCCATCTGTAGAATTACGACGTCTATGGTCGATgttaatggattttaaaaaatcacttaatTTGGTTCTAGATTTTCGATGGCACGAACATAACGAGGGAGCAACGTCGGGAACTAAATGATTACTGTATCTCTGATATGGGCTTCAGGATATTGTTCATTGAATGCGTTTGCGAAGACCAAGAGTTACTCGAAAGGAACATCATTGAGATTCTACACTACTCCGCTGACTATAAAACAATGAGCGAGGAGGAAGCCATCGACGACTTGAGGAAGAAATTGGAACACTACATGCGTCAATACGAACCGATCGATGGGAGTTTGGAAAGCAACATAAACTTCGTACGCGTCGAGAACATGGGCGAAACGGTAACCGCCCATAAAGTCTCGGGCCAGAAGGAGTCTGGAATTCTCGGTTATTTGTCAGGAATGAGAGCCTTGCCGCAGACTTTATACTTCACTAGGGTAAGTCAAAccaatttatttcaaacttaTTATAGAAGTATCAGAAGTAGAACGTTAAGAACTTATATCTCCAGTTGAGAAAATACATTGATCTTATCGCAAGATAGCGGTTTAAATCCCGGCAAGAAGAGAAGTTGTTAATGCATAACTTGGGCTTAAAATAATGATCGTGCATATTCTCTAACCGGCGCGGAGGTAGAGCAAAGtagatagtattttttttataggtgaAAGAACTTCGGTTTTCATAAAAGAAGACATTTACggactaattaaataattatatacaaatcatGTATGccgttcgtttttttttacattaggTAAAAAAAATGATCGAGTCGGGCTAGACTAGCTCTAGCATTTCCCCTTTACGTAACCAATTGATAAGTTTCCGTTTACATCCGCTTAGAAAATCTATCGTCTTGCATCAATCCGTAAACAAGTTATTTGTGTAATTCCGCTTCTTCTAAGTAAACATGACTTGGAAAACAAGCATgtcaagtaaatattattaataaatcagttTTATCTTTTCATACGGCTATCAAATTCAGCAACAAGATATATacgaagttgtttttattattatttcgaatCAGTAATATTATTcgaactatttaattttttaatgtattatttggGATTGTTGAACGATAATCGTAAATGTTTATTGAATGAGGCGTTACCCAGTCACTTAtagttgttatattttatacaaacgatTGTAACTAACTTCAACCTACTGTTATCAGTTAAACGCAATcgccattaaaaatattatcttcaaGCATTTTAAGCCAGCTCACGTGCTAAAAGTGAAACTTATTTacagaataaatattacatataaaacaaaagtcaaCTATTCTCAGtttattgaaaacttttattCATTGCGGGCAaagaagtttataataataaaaaataacttcgaACACATGCTGCTGGTCTTCGACAaatgttatttgttaataaattgttttgactTACTTACTTACGTACTGACTCTTAGTTGTACAAgtgtttatttcaattttacttgTATGGAGCAAACTTCATAAGGTTATACATTAGGTCCACTTAGGATGAATTAACTTTTTGCACACTTTTGTTATTGATAACACAATCTAGTGCAATAGTGtagtttatactttatttagatatatacaTAGGTTCTTTTATGCATTTCAGGTTTGCTAGTAGTAATTTGTGAAAGCTATAGTATGTTTTTAACCTTTTCCACCAGCACGGGGAGAGCGAATACAACGTACTCGGTCGTATCGGAGGTGACGCAGCGTTGTCACCCAGGGGAGAGAGCTACGCTCATGCGCTCGCGGAACACCTCAACGGGCTATCCGTGAGGGAACCCCTCACCGTCTGGACCTCAGAACTGAGACGCACGAAGCAAACTGCAGCTGAAATTTTGGCGCCCAAGAGATCCATCAGAGCTCTCAATGAACTGGACGCTGTAAGttcttttatatcattttaataattaaattatatataccaaaaaatgTGGAACCATGTCTTACTTAACTTACTTTAGAAAGAGGACGAAGGTAGTGGGTGTAACACTTAGTATGATTCTTTACGTCACAACACctacttgtaataaaatacacattgtATGTGTTTTAAGCATTCGCTGTTTGTAAGTTATGCTGAGTAATATAATCGATGTTTTTAAACCAAGGAATATTGTCTACTGACTACCTAAAtgtctatatattaatatattataacaaaagaatCAATAGCGGAAAGCCTTCGAAAGGACTTTGTCTTTGTTTAATGTCACAtcttgttattgtttttgtaaacaaCGTGATGTAAGCGTATTTATCGATACGCGTATCGATTTTTCTGACAGATAATAGATAAGTTTgagtaattataacatattatcatCGAAACGAAAAATATCAGTTTAATGGTACTGATTATCTTTtacttatacaaattaaaagtacAAAGTTTAATACAGGACTAAAAATGTTACTGCTACAGTA
Proteins encoded in this window:
- the LOC124536653 gene encoding 6-phosphofructo-2-kinase/fructose-2,6-bisphosphatase-like isoform X1, with product MALLNNRGDWYLYIWLIYRKIYSAVIWLLGNHCRSDKSRSVISAGVSSQSIGGLHRVRTRRRKSQQHRIKHIVALVRRPSLRRIVMAPGPSTAHAMMEDKEKTLSNVTMRRRRISQFAPLLIALVGLPARGKSQLAHRLSRHLNWNGESTKVFDCSEYRRRHMALYGSHDIFRADNQQGSAIRRQSAREAVQDAVLWLKDGNSVAIFDGTNITREQRRELNDYCISDMGFRILFIECVCEDQELLERNIIEILHYSADYKTMSEEEAIDDLRKKLEHYMRQYEPIDGSLESNINFVRVENMGETVTAHKVSGQKESGILGYLSGMRALPQTLYFTRHGESEYNVLGRIGGDAALSPRGESYAHALAEHLNGLSVREPLTVWTSELRRTKQTAAEILAPKRSIRALNELDAGICEGLTYEEMQERFPQEFAWRDQDKLRYRYPWGESYIDIMTRLRPVLSALEDEHNVVVVGHQAVLRCMLGYFLDAKLDELPYMNVPLHTIVKLTSYGYKYKVEMIKLPIECVDTHRKQPKNCSINRSTADALVTVPSHYDTLPSNLWQNTEAQL
- the LOC124536653 gene encoding 6-phosphofructo-2-kinase/fructose-2,6-bisphosphatase-like isoform X2, which codes for MIYIVKSKPITMRRRRISQFAPLLIALVGLPARGKSQLAHRLSRHLNWNGESTKVFDCSEYRRRHMALYGSHDIFRADNQQGSAIRRQSAREAVQDAVLWLKDGNSVAIFDGTNITREQRRELNDYCISDMGFRILFIECVCEDQELLERNIIEILHYSADYKTMSEEEAIDDLRKKLEHYMRQYEPIDGSLESNINFVRVENMGETVTAHKVSGQKESGILGYLSGMRALPQTLYFTRHGESEYNVLGRIGGDAALSPRGESYAHALAEHLNGLSVREPLTVWTSELRRTKQTAAEILAPKRSIRALNELDAGICEGLTYEEMQERFPQEFAWRDQDKLRYRYPWGESYIDIMTRLRPVLSALEDEHNVVVVGHQAVLRCMLGYFLDAKLDELPYMNVPLHTIVKLTSYGYKYKVEMIKLPIECVDTHRKQPKNCSINRSTADALVTVPSHYDTLPSNLWQNTEAQL